From Cotesia glomerata isolate CgM1 linkage group LG2, MPM_Cglom_v2.3, whole genome shotgun sequence, a single genomic window includes:
- the LOC123258469 gene encoding DNA topoisomerase 3-alpha, with translation MKFCCSILKNVNFFARQPVKIRNFNKFSVSTINQNINRCDKKSIEVMKVLNVAEKNDAAKNIAAHLARGTSKRREGLSKFNKIYEFKLRLWNKDCQMIMTSVSGHLMTYEFVGAYRSWQSCHPLSLFDAPVIKNCADDNYVKIKKTIEREVRDCSALIIWTDCDREGENIGFEIIQVCQGIKPNIKVYRAIFSEITAASVTRAVHNLAEPNKALNDAVNVRSELDLRIGAAFTRFQTLRLQKVFPQSLAQMLISYGSCQFPTLGFVVERFLAIENFKSEPYWKIKVVDDHDGIYTEFRWARYRLFEELPCQVYLDICLENPDATVENVNSKPKSKYRPLPLDTIELEKQGSKKLKLTAKETMKIAEKLYTQGFISYPRTETNIFPKELNLKSLVEQQVNHQQWGQFAQRVLEEGVTPRQGKKSDQAHPPIHPTKYADNLQGNEARVYEFIVRHYLACVSKNAEGYETTVDIDIAGEKFSANGLQIIAKNYLEVYIYEKWNSKEIHIYEPRQVFRPTTIEMVGEQTSPPNLLTEADLISLMDKHGIGTDATHAEHIETIKSRQYVGMRDKEHIMPGKLGIGLVMGYDNMGFQMSKPYLRSELENDLKLICDGVKNPQQVLETQISKYRRVFKAALERANLLDTALAEYIDERPSAVADLEINIPPEDPVFLKCPKCGLNMTLKDRKQTGGKYIGCMGFPACNNAIWFPTAVTDVIISDNICHICSGNLKKMKFKLRPGAFPIFGSSYETCIGGCDNTFNETMNINLSSVRRGAQSSDSGYTSNNNSTSSQSYRNSQASNLTSRSNNNNINTSGGRGASASSNSSIGLVGFQNNSNNIRPSTFNNRDNPGRGSSNNYSNRNNNTKRNNNHWPDDFPDTKRPKITKTPTGMNSSSIDDTESYSCNCHQPAIKLTVKKDGPNKGRQFYKCAKPQDSSCGFFLWATDGPVTNESVFSPPPPPPQRNRNFGNNQMRPPNNSNTTAGKFNSSHGSNDGNDDVICVCGQPARKLTVRKDGPNKGREFYSCPQGNSSNCNFFEWASNNSGGNNDTDNEWGSSSSSSSYSTSSRGRSCGSRGQRRDSKSKTTGGKRKCGICGVEGHTRKTCPENAMD, from the exons atgaaattctgttgttcaattttaaaaaatgttaactttTTTGCCAGGCAACCAGTAAAGATaaggaattttaataaatttagtgttagtacaataaatcaaaatataaatcgatgtgataaaaaatcaattgaagtTATGAAGGTATTAAATGTCGCTGAAAAAAATGATGCTGCGAAAAATATTGCTGCTCATTTGGCCAGAGGAACCAGTAAACgg AGAGAAGGATTatcaaagtttaataaaatttacgaatttaaATTACGATTATGGAATAAAGATTGTCAAATGATAATGACCTCAGTTTCTGGTCATTTAATGACTTATGAATTTGTTGGTGCATACAGATCTTGGCAGAGCTGTCATCCTTTAAGTTTATTTGATGCTCcggttattaaaaattgcgcTGATgataattatgttaaaataaaaaaaacaatcgaaCGAGAAGTTAGAGATTGTAGTGCCTTAATTATATGGACTGATTGTGATAGAGAAGGTGAAAATATTGGATTTGAAATAATACAAGTTTGTCAAGGAATTAAACCAAACATAAAAGTCTACAG agCAATATTTTCAGAGATTACGGCGGCTTCTGTCACGAGAGCTGTTCATAATTTGGCTGAACCTAATAAAGCACTAAATGACGCTGTTAACGTCAGAAGTGAATTGGATTTAAGAATAGGAGCGGCGTTTACTAGATTTCAAACACTTAGATTACAAAAAGTATTTCCACAGAGTCTAGCACAAATGCTGATAAGTTATGGAAGTTGTCAATTTCCAACTCTTGGTTTTGTTGTTGAACGATTTTTAgcgattgaaaattttaaatctgaacCGTACTGGAAGATAAAAGTTGTTGATGATCATGATGGAATTTATACAGAATTTCGTTGGGCAAGATACAGACTTTTTGAAGAATTACCTTGTCAAGTATATTTGGACATATGTTTAGAAAATCCAGATGCAACTGTCGAAAATGTTAACAGTAAACCAAAAAGCAAATATCGTCCGTTACCATTAgatactatt gaACTTGAAAAGCaaggttcaaaaaaattaaaattaactgccaAGGAGACTATGAAGATTGCTGAAAAATTGTATACTCAAGGTTTTATAAGTTACCCACGTACAGAAACAAATATATTTccaaaagaattaaatttaaaatcattggTAGAACAACAAGTTAATCATCAACAGTGGGGTCAATTTGCTCAACGTGTATTAGAGGAAGGTGTAACACCTCGTCAAGGTAAAAAAAGTGATCAAGCTCATCCACCGATTCATCCCACAAAGTATGCTGATAATCTTCAAGGGAATGAAGCTCGtgtttatgaatttattgtaCGTCATTATTTGGCTTGTGTGTCAAAAAATGCTGAGGGTTACGAAACAACTGTTGATATTGATATAGctggtgaaaaattttcagcaaATGGATTACAAAtaatagctaaaaattatttagaagtttatatttatgaaaaatggaATTCTAaagaaattcatatttatgaACCTCGTCAAGTATTTCGACCAACTACTATAGAAATGGTTGGTGAACAAACATCACCAccaaatttattaacagaagctgatttaatttcattaatggATAAACATGGAATTGGTACTGATGCAACACACGCTGAACACATTGAAACAATTAAATCACGTCAGTATGTTGGTATGAGAGATAAAGAACATATTATGCCTGGTAAATTAGGTATTGGTTTAGTTATGGGTTACGATAATATGGGATTTCAAATGTCAAAACCATATTTAAGATCTGAATTAGAAAATGATTTAAAGCTTATATGTGATGGCGTTAAAAATCCACAACAAGTACTTGAAACTCAAATAAGTAAATACCGTAGAGTTTTTAAAGCAGCATTGGAACGTGCTAATTTATTAGATACTGCTCTTGCTGAATATATTGATGAACGTCCTTCAGCAGTTGCtgatttagaaataaatattccaCCAGAGGATccggtatttttaaaatgtccaAAATGTGGTTTAAATATGACATTAAAAGATCGTAAACAGACCGGTGGAAAATATATAGGTTGTATGGGATTCCCTGCTTGTAATAATGCTATTTGGTTTCCAACCGCTGTTACAGATGTTATTATTTCTGATAATATTTGTCATATTTGTTctggtaatttaaaaaaaatgaaatttaaacttAGACCAGGCGCTTTTCCAATTTTCGGATCATCTTACGAGACTTGTATCGGTGGTTGTGATAATACATTCAATGAAactatgaatattaatttaagttctGTACGAAGAGGTGCTCAATCATCAGACAGTGGTTAtacaagtaataataattcaacatCTTCACAAAGTTATAGAAATTCACAGGCATCAAATCTTACAAGTagaagtaataataacaatataaatacTTCTGGTGGACGAGGTGCAAGCGCATCTTCCAATTCATCCATTGGGTTAGTTGGATTTCAaaataatagcaataataTCAGACCAAGTACATTCAATAATCGTGATAATCCTGGAAGAGGtagtagtaataattattcaaatagaaataataataccaaaagaaataataacCATTGGCCTGATGATTTTCCTGATACAAAACGTCCTAAGATAACTAAAACACCAACAGGTATGAATTCATCAAGTATAGATGATACTGAATCATACAGTTGTAATTGTCATCAACCAGCTATTAAATTGACCGTTAAAAAAGATGGACCAAACAAAGGGaggcaattttataaatgtgcTAAACCTCAAGACAGTTCATGTGGTTTTTTTCTATGGGCAACAGATGGTCCTGTTACTAATGAATCTGTATTTTCACCGCCACCTCCGCCACCACAACGAAATCGTAATTTCGGTAATAATCAAATGAGACCaccaaataattcaaatactACAGCAGGTAAATTCAATTCATCTCATGGTAGTAACGATGGTAACGACGATGTTATTTGTGTTTGTGGTCAACCAGCCCGcaa attgaCTGTAAGAAAAGACGGTCCGAATAAAGGTAGAGAATTTTATTCATGTCCTCAAGGAAATTCAAGCAATTGTAATTTCTTTGAATGGGCAAGCAACAATTCAGGTGGAAATAATGATACAGACAATGAATGgggtagtagtagtagtagtagtagttaTAGTACATCGTCTAGAGGACGAAGTTGCGGCTCAAGAGGACAGAGACGTGACAGTAAATCAAAGACAACTGGTGGAAAACGAAAATGCGGCATTTGTGGTGTTGaag GCCATACAAGAAAAACATGTCCAGAAAATGCAATGGATTAA
- the LOC123258539 gene encoding protein chibby homolog 1 yields MPFFTNKFSPKKTPLRKAPTSLANRDLSPQRIERELGPEIGPIKIRLGDHESVFDSGTWIPDSGKIGVTYKENEKLKKEISRLEEENNFLRLKFELMLDMLTETTAQVQLNKDHVENLKNKISYNKRL; encoded by the exons atgcctttttttacaaataaattttctccaaAAAAAACTCCGCTGAGAAAAGCACCAACATCTTTAGCAAATAGAGATCTAAGTCCTCAACGTATTGAAAGAGAACTCGGTCCTGAAATAGGGCCCATTAAAATACGTCTTGGTGATCACGAATCAGTATTTGACAGTGGTACTTGGATTCCtg atTCAGGTAAAATAGGAGTTACGTacaaagaaaatgaaaaactaaaaaaagaaatcagTAGATTGGaggaagaaaataattttcttagattaaaatttgaattaatgtTAGATATg TTAACAGAAACTACCGCTCAAGTACAATTAAACAAAGACCACGttgaaaacttaaaaaataaaatatcttataataaacggttataa
- the LOC123258466 gene encoding ras GTPase-activating-like protein IQGAP1, producing the protein MTGVTPESINPNNGFDTRKSAEEMDEQRQKTLAYEYLCHLEEAKIWMEACLREKLPSTTELEENLRNGVYLAKLAHFMDPESCPKNKIYDIDQKRYKIAGLQFKHTDNINHFIKCLKSIQLPMIFQPETTDIYDKKNMPRVIYCIHALSTHLFKLGKAPQIQDLYGKVNFTDAEIDAVSKELQKYGIQMPSFQKIGGLLLNSMAEDTAALHAAVIAINQVLTTFDRHLLLQVLSKPVAKLKNVNSELIDNYFDVLQQAKEDKIEGAFNRSLNDSYVPDIYDELLTPAEIQGHINYVNSLIAFQNLVKSLNGDNEAEFVKCLNNPGLELQRISLKSIKQYKKGFNVFIESLSNEQDFVSNTIRWQHLLQEKIDEINDDENKNKKIQDAVKSLNLALDNDSQELFYTALINPYLGIRESIDEFAVPLYYEEMKIDRTESKCDISYQDILVSIRVLTAIAAVSKAIDTNNPELVFEALLNPETQITNLDENNKVKYYHSLADERHKHLINNNNKCPILTYIDIQEIIDLVNQQCQNDDQIIHTLRLLNKSVLENNKSDLMMALKNNLLDPTVPIMENDATLYLRLFKQCLDEISEERSELWLEDVEFVAKIVVEEVTHVQNVFNILTQINNALNNNDLSTTIECIKSANFKIIDKHCEKYFEYLKNLKEYKERQYKCSYICCVTPRDIEAFIDLDKLTYTWDQPKNITDTNFITVEDIEEVINVVANDEYNLSSDKFNEQAIINFQALARGYLLRTKMSQRLTHFYDNSDYVVKIQAWWRGIKQRRIYLNMLSEIYNKEAKEEEEEEKVKKVEKFEKEEKEEKGKKLITCSSVIKISSDLLDYYRQYQDKIIKIQAYWRGKKTRKAFISLLRMEKPPFPVVRHFSTVLNFNAEDYDKDLQLQQLKHDVVKTIKYNENLAQQLNSMDIKIGLLIQNRITLQDVIAHGKSLESLAKEKNNNRSRKNSFTETSSYKGLKSLTKEGRKMLEGYQHLFYALQTNPIYLSKLLFLLPQSKSNKFLQNVILTLYNFGSNIREEYLLLKLFGKSLEEEIRSKFQKPSEVVTGNPLVLKMVVNYARQLNGQRALRQILGPVIEKVLADKSISIETNPVDIYKCWRNQLEMKTGETINLPYSVTEQQALTYEQVRRKLSAGIELLQSTVLEFLQRITESRNLIPYGMLYIAKVLYNTLSEKFPNAPEKDILKVIGNLIYYHFINAAIVAPDAFDIITLPIEKSLSNDQRRNLASIAKILQFAASKKGFGEEASHLVCLNPFIIDCHEKFKNFFRSCCQIEDIDQHFNIHEYTEATFIHKPEIYISIQEICDTHSLVLEYQYEIAPDPNDQLHKLLDDLQPSAPTVTSLMGVTEPVCDSTVARMGKTEVCLVLTNKFLVPNNDDQSLEKLFIKTKELLVSVIQFLKGDTLVSALESTTTPIQQKLYDAKFTTNITTNTSINTTIYRNSSSLNDCKFQLRAYLTKLEHGKYLTREDGYQTIVTAVAKDLCNKGKYRIIRNKELQALRITRQRLQEKTKYYAEQVQYYNEYTKRCLDNLHTGKGTLRAVKLQQQQQQQQQNNNNNHAILKSKKTLKYSATKLAEKGVLLEIDGLSHGQFKNVTFEITPTEHSGLFTIKGKFMGVEMEKIEIDIQKLLQLQFEGAPILNLFDKAKVNVNLLLYLLNRKFYGKT; encoded by the exons ATGACGGGGGTTACACCCGAATCTATTAATCCAAACAATG gtTTTGATACTCGTAAATCAGCCGAGGAAATGGATGAACAGAGGCAAAAAACTCTTGCTTATGAATATTTGTGTCATTTGGAAGAAgctaaaat ATGGATGGAAGCATGTCTCAGAGAAAAATTACCTTCGACTACAGAACTTgaagaaaatttgagaaaCGGAGTTTATTTAGCAAAACTTGCACACTTTATGGATCCAGAGTCttgtccaaaaaataaaatatatgatattgATCAGAAGAGATACAAAATTGCTGGCTTACAATTTAAACATACTGACAATATAAATCATTTCATCAAGTGTTTAAAATCTATTCAATTGCcaatg ATATTCCAACCCGAGACAACAGACatttacgataaaaaaaatatgccaAGAGTTATTTACTGCATACACGCATTGAGtacacatttatttaaattaggtAAAGCTCCACAGATACAAGATTTGTATGGGAAAGTTAATTTCACAGATGCTGAAATTGATGCTGTCAGTAAAGAGCTTCAGAAATATGGTATACAAATGCcatcatttcaaaaaattggtggtttacttttaaatagtATGGCTGAAGATACAGCGGCTCTTCATGCTGCTGTGATTGCTATTAATCAAGTATTGACAACATTCGATcgtcatttattattacaagtaCTGTCAAAGCCTGttgctaaattaaaaaatgttaattcgGAATtgatagataattattttgatgttttacaACAAGCCaaagaagataaaatagaaGGTGCTTTTAATAGATCATTGAATGACAGTTATGTCCCGGATATATACGATGAATTATTAACACCGGCTGAAATACAAGGACatattaattatgttaattcATTGATAGCATTTCAAAATCttgttaaatcattaaatgGTGACAATGAGGCTGAATTtgttaaatgtttaaataatccAGGACTTGAATTACAGCGTATTTCATTGAAATCTATCAAACAGTATAAAAAAGGATTTAATGTATTCATTGAAAGTTTATCGAATGAGCAAGATTTTGTTTCAAACACAATACGTTGGCAACATttattacaagaaaaaatagacgaaataaatgatgatgaaaataaaaataaaaaaattcaagacgCGGTTAAATCATTGAATTTAGCTCTTGATAATGATTCacaagaattattttatactgCACTAATTAATCCGTATTTAGGTATCAGAGAATCTATTGATGAATTTGCTGTACCACTCTATTATGAAGAAATGAAGATAGATCGTACAGAGTCAAAGTGTGATATTTCTTATCAAGATATTTTAGTGAGTATACGCGTATTAACAGCTATCGCGGCTGTTTCTAAAGCAATTGATACTAATAATCCAGAATTAGTATTTGAAGCACTGTTAAATCCAGAAACTCAAATAACAAACCtcgatgaaaataataaagttaagtaTTATCATTCATTGGCTGATGAACGacataaacatttaataaataataataataaatgccCAATATTGACGTATATTGATATACAAGAAATAATTGACTTAGTTAATCAGCAGTGTCAAAATGACGATCAAATTATTCATACATTgagattattaaataaatctgtgttggaaaataataaatctgatCTAATGAtggctttaaaaaataatttattagatccAACAGTACCGATTATGGAAAATGATGCAACATTGtatttaagattatttaaacaatGTTTAGATGAAATAAGTGAAGAAAGATCCGAATTATGGCTTGAAGATGTTGAGTTTGTCGCTAAAATTGTTGTTGAAGAAGTAACTCACGTACAAAATGTATTTAACATATTAACCCAAATCAATAATgccttaaataataatgatttatcaACTACGATAGAGTGTATTAAAAGtgctaattttaaaataattgataaacaCTGTGAAAAATACtttgagtatttaaaaaatttaaaagaatataaaGAAAGACAATACAAGTGTTCTTACATTTGTTGTGTAACACCTCGTGATATTGAAGCTTTTAtagatcttgataaacttacaTACACCTGGGACCAACCGAAGAATATAACCGatactaattttattactgtGGAAGATATAGAAGAAGTAATAAATGTTGTTGCCAATGATGAATATAATTTATCAtctgataaatttaatgaacaagcaattattaattttcaagcgTTAGCACGTGGttatttattaagaacaaAAATGTCTCAACGTTTGAcacatttttatgataattctGATTATGTTGTTAAAATTCAAGCATGGTGGCGGGGAATTAAACAACGTCGTATTTATCTTAATATGTTGAGTGAAATATACAATAAAGAAGctaaagaagaagaagaagaagaaaaagttaaaaaagttgaaaaatttgaaaaagaagaaaaagaagaaaaaggaaaaaaattaattacttgttcatcagtaataaaaatatcatcagacCTATTGGATTATTATCGACAAtatcaagataaaataataaaaattcaagcaTATTGGCGTGGTAAAAAAACACGTAAAGCATTTATTTCATTGTTACGTATGGAAAAGCCACCATTTCCAGTTGTACGTCATTTTTCAactgtattaaattttaatgccGAGGATTATGACAAAGATCTTCAATTACAACAGCTAAAACATGATGttgttaaaacaataaaatataatgaaaatttagcCCAACAATTAAATAGTATGGACATTAAAATCGGCcttttaatacaaaatagaATAACATTACAGGATGTTATTGCACACGGTAAAAGTTTAGAAAGTCttgctaaagaaaaaaataacaatagatcacgtaaaaattcatttaccGAGACATCTAGTTACAAAGGTTTAAAATCACTTACCAAAGAAGGAAGAAAAATGTTGGAAGGTTATCAACATCTTTTTTATGCATTGCAAACAAATccaatatatttatctaaattattatttcttttaccacaaagtaaatcaaataaatttttacaaaatgttattcttacattatataattttgGATCAAATATAAGAGaagagtatttattattaaaattgtttggTAAATCACTGGAGGAGGAAATAAGATCTAAATTTCAAAAACCATCAGAAGTAGTAACTGGTAATCCGTTGGTATTAAAAATGGTTGTTAATTATGCCCGACAATTAAATGGACAACGAGCATTGAGACAAATATTGGGTCCTGTTATTGAAAAAGTATTAGCCGATAAAAGTATAAGTATTGAAACAAATCCagttgatatttataaatgttggAGAAATCAATTGGAAATGAAAACTGgagaaacaataaatttaccaTATTCAGTAACAGAACAACAAGCATTAACTTATGAACAAGTACGTAGAAAATTATCTGCTGGAATAGAATTACTTCAGAGTACAGTGTTAGAATTTTTACAAAGAATAACTGAATCACGTAATTTAATACCTTATGGAATGCTTTATATAGCTAAAGTACTCTATAATACGTTGTCTGAAAAATTTCCTAACGCACCAGAAAAGGATATACTTAAAGTTAttggtaatttaatttattatcattttataaatgCAGCTATTGTTGCACCAGATGCTTTTGATATAATAACATTACCAATTGAAAAATCATTGTCCAATGatcaaagaagaaatttagCCAGTATtgctaaaattttacaatttgcAGCCTCGAAAAAAGGATTTGGTGAGGAAGCATCACATTTAGTATGTTTAAATCCATTTATAATTGATtgtcatgaaaaatttaaaaatttcttccgtTCCTGTTGTCAAATAGAAGATATTGATCAGCATTTTAATATACATGAGTATACAGAAGCAACTTTCATTCATAAAccagaaatttatatttctattCAAGAAATTTGTGATACCCATTCATTAGTTTTGGAGTATCAATATGAAATAGCACCTGATCCCAATGATCAGcttcataaattattagatgatTTACAACCATCAGCACCAACAGTTACATCTTTGATGGGTGTTACAGAGCCAGTATGTGATTCAACAGTTGCTCGAATGGGTAAAACAGAAGTATGCTTGGTACTtactaacaaatttttagttcCTAATAATGATGATCAGagtcttgaaaaattattcattaaaacaaAAGAATTATTGGTCTCggtaatacaatttttaaaaggtGATACACTTGTTAGTGCACTGGAATCCACAACAACACCAATTCAACAAAAACTTTATGATGCTAAATTTACAACCAATATTACAACTAATACAAGTATAAATACAACAATATACAGAAATAGTTCATCATTAAATGATTGTAAATTTCAATTACGTGCCTATTTAACTAAATTGGAGCatggaaaatatttaacaagagAAGACGGTTATCAAACTATCGTTACTGCTGTTGCTAAAGATTTGTGTAATAAAGGAAAGTATcgtataataagaaataaagaaTTACAAGCATTAAGAATTACTAGACAACGTTTACAGgaaaaaactaaatattaCGCTGAACAAGTTCAGTATTATAATGAGTATACAAAACGTTGTTTAGATAATCTTCACACTGGTAAGGGTACACTACGTGCTGTTAAattacaacaacaacaacaacaacaacaacaaaataataacaacaatcatgctattttaaaatctaaaaaaactcTTAAATATTCAGCAACAAAACTTGCCGAAAAAGGAGTATTGTTAGAAATTGATGGTCTTTCGCATggacaatttaaaaatgttacttTTGAGATAACGCCAACAGAACACAGTGGTCTATTCACAATAAAAGGTAAATTTATGGGTGTTGAAAtggaaaaaatagaaatagatatacaaaaattattacaacttCAATTTGAGGGTGCTCCCATTCTAAATTTATTCGATAAAGCTAAAGTTAATGTCAatcttttattatatttattaaatcgtaaattttatggcaaaacttga